One genomic segment of Desmodus rotundus isolate HL8 chromosome 5, HLdesRot8A.1, whole genome shotgun sequence includes these proteins:
- the LOC112309479 gene encoding olfactory receptor 10AG1, translated as MENKFKREKSNVTTMMEFVLLGFSDIPNIQWILFGIFLVIYLTILMCNSIIILITKIDPALQTPMYFFLGNFSFLEICYVTVTIPRMLMDLVSPKGNISLLACATQMCFVLMFGGSECLLLTVMAYDRYVAICNPLHYTVVMNQKVCVQLVTASWLSAVAVVIGQTWQIFSLPFCGSNTINHFFCDLPPVFKLACGDTFVNEIAVYVVAVVFVTVPFLLIVASYGKIISNILKLSSATGKAKAFSTCSSHLIVVILFYGTATITYLRPKPNQSEGIGKLISLFYTVLIPMLNPIIYTLRNKDIVMALKKLLTKSLR; from the coding sequence ATggagaacaaatttaaaagagaaaaatcaaatgtcACTACAATGATGGAATTTGTTCTCCTGGGGTTTTCTGATATTCCCAATATCCAGTGGATTCTATTCGGGATATTCTTAGTCATCTATCTGACCATCCTCATGTGCAATAGCATCATTATCCTGATAACAAAAATTGACCCTGCTCTCCAGACccccatgtatttttttctcggcaatttttcctttctagaaatttgttatGTAACAGTCACTATCCCAAGAATGCTCATGGACCTCGTGAGCCCGAAAGGAAATATTTCTTTGCTTGCTTGTGCAACACAAATGTGTTTCGTCCTTATGTTCGGAGGCTCGGAGTGTCTCCTCTTGACAGTGATGGCTTATGACCGCTACGTGGCCATTTGCAACCCTCTGCATTACACTGTAGTGATGAACCAGAAGGTCTGTGTCCAGCTGGTGACTGCCTCCTGGCTCAGTGCAGTTGCCGTCGTAATCGGGCAAACATGGCAGATTTTTTCTCTGCCCTTTTGTGGATCTAACACAATTAATCATTTCTTCTGTGACCTCCCCCCAGTATTCAAGCTAGCTTGTGGGGACACGTTTGTGAATGAGATAGCAGTCTATGTAGTTGCAGTGGTATTTGTCACAGTTCCATTTCTGTTGATCGTTGCCTCCTATGGCAAAATTATTTCCAACATTCTTAAATTGTCATCAGCCACAGGCAAGGCTAAAGCCTTCTCCACCTGTTCCTCTCACCTGATAGTTGTCATCTTATTCTATGGTACAGCTACTATCACTTATTTACGACCCAAACCAAATCAATCTGAAGGAATCGGAAAACTGATCTCTCTCTTCTACACCGTATTGATCCCGATGTTGAATCCCATCATATACACTCTGAGGAACAAAGACATCGTGATGGCACTGAAAAAACTACTAACTAAGTCATTACGGTGA
- the LOC128781051 gene encoding olfactory receptor 10AG1-like: MKHQERPPEGNLTKPMEFVLLDFADAPHLQWFLVGLFLIIYIMILIGNGTVFLITKLDPALQTPMYFLLGNFSFLEICYVSVVLPRMLTSLCTQRRTISLVACAAQMCFFLMLGATECFLLAVMAYDRYMAICHPLHYPLVMNYKVCVQLVAGSWIGGIPVQIGQTFQIFSLSFCGSNLINHFFCDIPPILKLACGNTIVNETMVYIVAMLFVTVPFLLILVSYSKIISTILKLPSATSRAKAFSTCSSHLIVVTLFFGSATITYLRPKTQDSAGTDKVLSLFYTIATPLFNPMIYSLRNKGVIKALKKPLCKQSAHLLKHESTHRN; encoded by the coding sequence ATGAAGCACCAAGAAAGACCACCAGAGGGAAATCTAACTAAACCGATGGAATTTGTTCTCCTGGACTTTGCTGATGCACCCCATCTCCAGTGGTTTCTAGTTGGGTTATTCTTAATTATCTACATCATGATATTGATAGGCAATGGCACCGTGTTTCTAATCACAAAACTGGACCCTGCTCTCCAGACCCCGATGTATTTTTTACTGGGcaatttttccttcttggaaatcTGCTACGTGTCAGTTGTTCTCCCCAGAATGCTCACGAGTCTCTGCACCCAGAGAAGAACAATCTCTTTAGTTGCCTGTGCTGCACaaatgtgcttcttcctcatGCTGGGAGCCACTGAGTGTTTCCTTCTGGccgtgatggcctatgaccgttaCATGGCCATTTGTCACCCTCTGCACTATCCTCTAGTTATGAACTACAAGGTCTGTGTCCAGCTGGTGGCTGGCTCTTGGATCGGTGGCATTCCAGTCCAAATAGGGCAGACATTCCAGATTTTCTCCCTGTCCTTTTGTGGTTCTAATCTCATCAACCACTTCTTCTGTGACATCCCCCCGATACTCAAGTTGGCCTGTGGGAACACCATTGTAAATGAAACAATGGTCTACATAGTTGCTATGCTGTTCGTCACAGTCCCATTTCTGTTGATCCTTGTCTCCTACAGCAAAATCATCTCTACAATTCTGAAACTGCCATCAGCCACAAGTCGGGCCAAAGCCTTCTCTACCTGCTCATCTCATCTCATAGTGGTGACACTGTTCTTTGGATCAGCCACTATCACCTACTTAAGACCCAAGACTCAAGACTCAGCAGGAACCGACAAagtgctttctcttttctacacTATCGCGACTCCCCTATTTAACCCCATGATATACAGTCTAAGAAACAAGGGTGTCATAAAGGCACTGAAGAAACCGCTATGTAAACAATCTGCTCATTTATTAAAACATGAGTCTACTCACAGGAATTGA